The following are encoded in a window of Nakamurella sp. A5-74 genomic DNA:
- a CDS encoding peptidoglycan-binding domain-containing protein encodes MCDTVTGDRHSRSDDARFPRRGPSRRMFLGGVVTAGVATAGGVLFGGGVAAAALPSVNMEAVLKAAQIDPRRPDTALTPGAKASVVLVEQALADRGLLDSSYVDGHFGTRTVTAYAAYQKSLGYSGLDASGLPGATSLTKLGTDRFGVTNKISAGARAGFRGVTLNARTKAMLLAAEGLYGATVVLTQGSYNVGGDPASAGTHDGGGAMDISVSGISAANRTKLVGKLRAVGFAAWLRTPDQADWPFHIHAEAISDPDLSSGAQHQVGDYYLGKNGLASGAPDDGPQITKVTWEEYQRA; translated from the coding sequence ATGTGCGACACCGTGACCGGCGACCGACACTCGCGCTCCGACGATGCCCGCTTCCCCCGGCGGGGGCCCTCCCGGCGGATGTTCCTCGGCGGTGTGGTGACCGCCGGCGTCGCCACCGCCGGTGGGGTGCTGTTCGGCGGGGGTGTGGCAGCGGCCGCGCTGCCGTCGGTGAACATGGAGGCGGTCCTGAAGGCCGCGCAGATCGATCCGCGCCGGCCGGACACCGCCCTCACCCCTGGCGCCAAGGCGTCGGTGGTGCTCGTCGAACAGGCATTGGCGGATCGGGGTCTGCTGGACAGCAGCTACGTGGACGGGCACTTCGGCACCCGAACCGTCACTGCCTATGCGGCGTACCAGAAGTCGTTGGGCTACAGCGGATTGGACGCATCCGGGCTGCCGGGTGCCACCTCGCTGACCAAGCTCGGCACCGACCGGTTCGGGGTAACGAACAAGATCTCGGCAGGTGCCCGCGCCGGCTTCCGGGGCGTGACCCTCAACGCCCGGACGAAGGCCATGCTGCTGGCCGCGGAAGGATTGTACGGCGCGACCGTCGTGTTGACCCAGGGTTCCTACAACGTCGGTGGGGACCCCGCATCGGCGGGAACCCACGACGGCGGCGGGGCGATGGACATCTCCGTCAGCGGGATCTCCGCGGCCAACCGCACGAAGTTGGTCGGGAAGCTGCGCGCGGTCGGGTTCGCCGCGTGGCTGCGCACCCCCGACCAGGCCGACTGGCCGTTCCACATCCACGCGGAGGCGATCAGCGACCCCGACCTCTCCTCCGGAGCCCAGCACCAGGTGGGCGACTACTACCTCGGGAAGAACGGTCTGGCCAGCGGCGCACCGGACGACGGACCGCAGATCACCAAGGTGACGTGGGAGGAGTACCAGCGAGCCTGA
- a CDS encoding M23 family metallopeptidase translates to MNFRRMLGATGAALLIASGLTVAASTEALAMPNFQMPFACGFTATAATFSGHSPANSVDFQKDGITGVSVRASAGGTVTRSEDEPTGTSYGRWIEVDHGGGWRTRYAHLSVRGVSVGATVTQGQELGKAGATGNVSGPHLHFEENLNGATQRAVLNGVAVPYYAHTSFTSKNNCGGGGGNPYTAGEVCGSGYTEIDRHSLGNGSIVLMYNSGSGKNCVTTLKGVSLGTASAVSATLQVEGGSVIKDSGSFAYYAGPVTASAASKCVKWGGSVGSTTWTSAYSHCG, encoded by the coding sequence ATGAACTTCCGTCGCATGCTCGGCGCCACAGGCGCCGCACTCCTGATCGCGAGCGGCCTCACCGTCGCCGCCTCGACCGAGGCCCTCGCCATGCCGAACTTCCAGATGCCCTTCGCCTGCGGTTTCACCGCGACCGCGGCCACCTTCAGTGGCCACAGCCCGGCGAACTCGGTCGACTTCCAGAAGGACGGGATCACCGGTGTGTCCGTCCGCGCCTCAGCCGGCGGCACCGTAACCCGCTCCGAGGACGAGCCGACCGGCACCAGCTACGGACGCTGGATCGAAGTGGACCACGGCGGCGGTTGGCGGACCCGCTACGCGCACCTGAGCGTGCGCGGGGTGAGCGTCGGCGCCACCGTCACGCAGGGCCAGGAGTTGGGCAAGGCCGGCGCGACGGGCAACGTCAGCGGGCCGCACCTGCACTTCGAGGAGAACCTCAACGGCGCCACCCAGAGGGCCGTGCTGAACGGCGTGGCAGTGCCGTACTACGCGCACACCAGCTTCACCAGCAAGAACAACTGTGGCGGTGGCGGTGGCAATCCGTACACCGCGGGCGAGGTCTGCGGCTCCGGCTACACCGAGATCGACCGACACAGCCTGGGCAACGGCAGCATCGTGCTGATGTACAACTCCGGCAGCGGCAAGAACTGCGTCACCACGCTGAAGGGTGTCTCGCTCGGCACGGCCAGCGCGGTGAGTGCGACCCTGCAGGTGGAGGGCGGCTCGGTGATCAAGGACTCGGGCAGCTTCGCCTATTACGCCGGTCCGGTGACCGCCTCGGCGGCGAGCAAGTGCGTCAAGTGGGGCGGGTCGGTCGGGTCCACCACCTGGACCTCCGCCTACAGCCACTGCGGTTGA
- the trmB gene encoding tRNA (guanosine(46)-N7)-methyltransferase TrmB, translating to MPSSRIPTPGTLRPGGEPADGMPEHYRRIVSFTSRGGRLNQVQKRAFDAYADRWYLEATDLGGAIDSPSLFGRDAPLVIEVGSGMGESTAAMAQARPEVNVLAVEVYRPGIAQTLHHLARRGVENVRVLRADAVPVLDELVSADSLEELWLFFPDPWPKNKHHKRRIVTDSFVTLVASRLRPGGVFRLGTDIEQYAEVMLEVCSRNRLLLNRNDSFGPRPEFRPTTRFEGRGLDEGRAIFDLEFERIR from the coding sequence ATGCCATCGTCACGGATTCCCACCCCTGGCACCCTGCGCCCCGGTGGTGAGCCGGCCGACGGAATGCCGGAGCACTACCGCCGCATCGTCAGCTTCACCTCGCGCGGCGGACGCCTGAACCAGGTCCAGAAGCGTGCCTTCGACGCCTACGCGGACCGCTGGTACCTCGAAGCCACCGATCTCGGCGGGGCGATCGACTCGCCGTCACTGTTCGGCCGCGACGCACCGCTCGTCATCGAGGTCGGTTCCGGGATGGGCGAATCCACCGCAGCGATGGCGCAGGCCCGCCCGGAGGTCAACGTGCTGGCGGTCGAGGTCTACCGGCCGGGGATCGCCCAGACGCTGCACCATCTCGCCCGCCGAGGTGTCGAGAACGTCCGCGTCCTTCGAGCCGATGCCGTCCCGGTGCTGGACGAACTGGTGTCGGCCGACTCGCTGGAGGAGCTCTGGCTGTTCTTTCCCGACCCATGGCCGAAGAACAAGCACCACAAACGTCGGATCGTCACCGACTCCTTCGTCACCCTGGTGGCCTCGCGACTGCGGCCCGGCGGCGTGTTCCGGCTCGGTACCGACATCGAGCAGTACGCGGAGGTGATGCTCGAGGTGTGCTCACGGAATCGCCTGTTGCTCAACAGGAATGACAGTTTCGGGCCGCGGCCGGAGTTCCGTCCGACGACCCGGTTCGAGGGCCGTGGGCTCGACGAGGGCCGGGCAATCTTCGACCTCGAGTTCGAACGGATCCGCTGA
- a CDS encoding ABC transporter ATP-binding protein — MIEANGLTKVYGRTVAVDNLSFTIRPGMVTGFLGPNGSGKSTTMRMILGLDRPQRGQATIGGRRYGDLKNPLRTVGSLLDANWVHPNRTARAHLRWMATANGIPRSRVEEVLGIVGLSSVAGKAAGKFSLGMKQRLGIASALLGDPEVLLFDEPVNGLDPEGIHWIRTFMKDLATQGRTVFVSSHLLSEMAQTADHLIVIGRGRLIADASTKEFVSQSTESSVLVRSPQLDRLPELLGTSGPGVSVRPSTDGAGLTVLNLPIERIGEIAAEHRIVLHELSPQTGSLEEAFIQLTGGSVEYSGQGRAPGSGGPIPGGQGFAAPPGHRFPDQPFPGGQGPAFSGPAGPPVQQSAPTRPSPTDRPDTEGR; from the coding sequence ATGATCGAGGCCAACGGGCTGACCAAGGTCTACGGCCGCACGGTCGCCGTCGACAATCTGTCGTTCACGATCCGTCCGGGCATGGTCACCGGCTTCCTCGGACCGAACGGTTCCGGCAAGTCGACCACCATGCGGATGATCCTGGGTCTCGACCGTCCACAACGGGGCCAGGCGACCATCGGTGGCCGCCGCTACGGCGATCTGAAGAACCCGCTCCGTACTGTCGGTTCCCTGCTGGATGCGAACTGGGTGCACCCCAACCGCACCGCCAGGGCGCATCTGCGGTGGATGGCCACCGCGAACGGCATCCCGAGGTCGCGGGTGGAGGAAGTGCTCGGGATCGTCGGACTCTCGAGCGTCGCCGGCAAGGCGGCCGGCAAGTTCTCCCTCGGCATGAAGCAGCGGCTGGGGATCGCCTCGGCACTGCTCGGTGACCCCGAGGTGCTGCTGTTCGACGAGCCGGTGAACGGACTCGATCCCGAGGGCATCCACTGGATCCGCACCTTCATGAAAGACCTTGCGACGCAAGGTAGGACGGTGTTCGTCTCGTCGCACCTGCTCAGCGAGATGGCACAGACCGCCGACCATCTGATCGTCATCGGTCGTGGACGGTTGATCGCTGATGCGTCGACGAAGGAGTTCGTCTCGCAGTCCACCGAGTCGAGCGTGCTGGTCCGCAGCCCGCAACTCGACCGGCTTCCGGAGCTGCTCGGTACGTCAGGTCCCGGGGTCAGCGTGCGTCCCTCGACGGACGGCGCCGGGCTGACCGTGCTCAACCTGCCGATCGAACGGATCGGCGAGATCGCTGCCGAGCACCGCATCGTGCTGCACGAGCTCAGCCCGCAGACCGGATCGCTCGAGGAGGCGTTCATCCAGCTCACCGGCGGATCTGTCGAGTACTCCGGACAGGGTCGGGCACCCGGAAGTGGGGGGCCGATCCCCGGTGGGCAAGGATTCGCCGCTCCGCCCGGTCACCGGTTCCCCGATCAACCGTTCCCAGGCGGCCAAGGGCCCGCCTTCAGCGGACCGGCCGGCCCTCCGGTCCAGCAGTCGGCGCCGACACGGCCGTCGCCCACCGACCGACCCGACACCGAAGGGCGGTGA
- a CDS encoding ANTAR domain-containing protein, with protein MMDIAAAIVKLQIADSVNQHRLWRTVESQHRIGQAQGILMEKLQISASAAVTVLHRLSQDTGTRIDDLVEQLLDTGMLLGVTDDL; from the coding sequence ATGATGGACATCGCCGCTGCGATCGTGAAGCTGCAGATCGCCGACAGCGTTAATCAGCACCGACTCTGGCGGACTGTCGAGTCCCAGCACCGGATCGGCCAGGCCCAGGGGATCCTGATGGAGAAGCTGCAGATCAGCGCGTCCGCGGCGGTCACGGTGCTGCACCGCCTGTCGCAGGACACCGGCACCAGGATCGATGATCTCGTCGAGCAACTGCTGGACACCGGCATGCTCCTGGGCGTCACGGATGACCTCTGA
- a CDS encoding Hsp70 family protein, giving the protein MRLLSVDFGTSNTVVALAVDGQAPRTLTFDTSPLLPSAVFLDTDGTITVGREAQRKARLDPARYEPNPKRRIDDGDVLLGDTVVKVVDLIAAVLRTVATEVRRQLGGAAPDEIRLTHPAQWGAPRQNTLITAARAAGLGTNLVLIPEPVAAAAQYTRLPGRELPPGGSVAVYDLGGGTLDIAVVGRSHQQFHVLAEAGLSDLGGLDFDQAVLDQVGRTASATDPGRWQQILRPADSSARRAARALADDVRAAKETLSGYPQTDVALPDPFDDVHLTRSEFEGLIRPNLMRSIEVLQSTLRSAGVGAERVTGIFLVGGSSRIPLVATLIADQLGVVPVALDQPETAVALGALLVPVQREGNRTTAVGGPSSGAFPVGPPSRPNPSHTGPVRPASGAHQPSGAQPPPGAVTGSSYPGQFGSGPPAQGKRRSPLLIGGVVVAVVAVLVAAFLVIKPFGGGTADPTPTDPPTTGVSTTGVSNTGAPSTGSSASTGRPTPADPSQTGFGPGKLLSKTEFDFLGPSSDKLENCGDNTASFNKLNPPQPYQAPRIIRCEIPEDDTNGLYGRTLLFLFSTPDPAAAQTLLAQITTDRKRDGTFSVQTKGGQIPSAAGTLNVVVADHLAVFGTDSSGSGDGVPAIAWGVDSGQYVGVIIGVQSSSANDLLDFFDLSYRPR; this is encoded by the coding sequence ATGCGGTTGCTGTCCGTCGATTTCGGAACCTCCAACACCGTCGTCGCGCTGGCCGTCGATGGCCAGGCGCCGCGCACCCTCACCTTCGACACCTCGCCGCTGCTGCCCTCGGCCGTGTTCCTGGACACCGACGGCACCATCACCGTCGGCCGGGAAGCGCAGCGCAAGGCGCGGCTGGATCCGGCACGCTACGAGCCCAACCCGAAGCGTCGTATCGACGACGGCGACGTCCTGCTCGGTGACACGGTCGTCAAGGTCGTCGATCTGATCGCCGCGGTACTGCGGACGGTGGCGACTGAGGTCAGACGTCAGCTCGGTGGCGCAGCCCCAGACGAGATCCGACTCACCCATCCCGCGCAGTGGGGAGCACCCCGCCAGAACACCCTGATCACTGCCGCTCGGGCAGCAGGCCTCGGCACGAACCTGGTCCTGATCCCCGAACCCGTTGCTGCCGCGGCGCAGTACACCCGGCTGCCCGGGCGTGAACTGCCGCCGGGTGGATCCGTCGCCGTGTACGACCTCGGCGGCGGCACCCTCGACATCGCGGTCGTCGGACGATCGCACCAGCAGTTCCACGTCCTGGCCGAGGCCGGACTGTCCGACCTGGGTGGTCTCGACTTCGACCAGGCGGTGCTGGATCAGGTCGGTCGCACGGCGAGTGCAACGGATCCCGGCCGCTGGCAACAGATCCTGCGGCCGGCGGACTCCTCGGCCCGCCGTGCAGCACGCGCCCTCGCGGACGATGTCCGGGCCGCGAAGGAGACACTGTCGGGGTATCCGCAGACCGACGTGGCACTGCCGGATCCCTTCGACGACGTGCACCTGACGCGCTCCGAGTTCGAGGGTCTGATCCGGCCGAACCTGATGCGCTCCATCGAGGTCCTGCAGTCGACGCTGCGGTCGGCGGGAGTCGGGGCCGAGCGGGTGACGGGAATCTTCCTGGTCGGCGGGTCCAGCCGGATTCCGTTGGTGGCCACCCTGATCGCCGACCAGTTGGGAGTCGTCCCGGTAGCCCTCGACCAGCCGGAGACCGCCGTCGCGCTCGGCGCCCTGCTGGTACCGGTACAGCGCGAGGGCAATCGGACAACGGCGGTCGGCGGACCGAGCTCCGGCGCGTTCCCCGTCGGACCGCCCAGCCGTCCGAACCCGTCGCACACCGGGCCGGTGCGCCCGGCCAGCGGGGCTCACCAGCCCTCCGGTGCACAGCCTCCTCCCGGTGCGGTCACCGGCTCGTCGTACCCCGGCCAGTTCGGGTCCGGCCCGCCGGCGCAGGGCAAACGCCGATCCCCCCTGCTGATCGGCGGGGTGGTGGTGGCCGTCGTTGCCGTCCTGGTCGCTGCGTTCCTGGTGATCAAGCCCTTCGGCGGTGGCACTGCTGATCCGACGCCGACCGACCCACCGACGACCGGCGTCTCGACGACCGGCGTCTCGAACACCGGCGCCCCGAGCACCGGGTCCTCCGCGTCGACCGGCAGGCCGACCCCGGCCGATCCGTCGCAGACCGGTTTCGGACCCGGGAAGCTGTTGTCCAAGACGGAGTTCGACTTCCTCGGGCCGAGTTCGGACAAGTTGGAGAACTGCGGCGACAACACCGCGTCTTTCAACAAGCTGAATCCGCCGCAGCCGTACCAGGCCCCCCGGATCATCCGGTGCGAGATTCCCGAGGACGACACCAACGGCCTGTACGGACGGACGTTGCTGTTCCTGTTCAGTACTCCGGATCCGGCCGCCGCCCAGACACTGCTGGCGCAGATCACCACCGACCGCAAACGCGACGGCACCTTCAGCGTGCAGACCAAGGGTGGTCAGATCCCCAGTGCCGCAGGCACGCTGAACGTGGTGGTGGCCGATCACCTCGCGGTGTTCGGTACCGACTCGAGCGGCAGCGGCGACGGCGTGCCCGCCATCGCCTGGGGCGTGGACAGCGGTCAGTACGTGGGCGTCATCATCGGCGTGCAGTCGTCCTCGGCCAATGATCTGCTCGACTTCTTCGACCTGTCCTACCGTCCGCGCTAG
- a CDS encoding dynamin family protein translates to MQGPLSQSVAALCRALLPQVSPRTAGGIGEILRRLDTPLQLAVAGRIKSGKSTLVNALIGRRVAPTDIGECTRLVTRFQYGTVDRIEVVHRDGRRTTVPFAPDGGIPPDLTSAAGISIDEVSHLEAYLTSALLADVTVIDTPGLGSMDTASVSRTEALLGTANQQGAAGDAEAGTGAESDSLDRVSEFAVAGAEAVVYVFTQSVRSDDTQVLAAFTAATASRDAGPVNALGVLNKADTIPADSVEGSGGDAWTAARLVAQSQAALLRPRVADVLPMNGLLAETSETGAFTGADAEALRTLAGVDPALFDAMMMAADLFTTLELGVPGEVATAVRMRLLQLLDLYGINIAVQQIRAEPAISAGELRRRLSARSGLEELRRRLGEVFRLRADGIKASAALASIGLLASVTDDVHERQRITDGIEMLLQRPAAHQLRLMEALTLVSGGSVRFDTDLTGEILRLGSSTHPEEMLGLPQASSAQLQTAALERAGWWRSFASFGATPAQARIAHVVHRAYFLLWQQLSGHRPTTPQGLAGGRSPGPAGGRP, encoded by the coding sequence GTGCAAGGCCCGTTGTCCCAGTCGGTGGCCGCGCTGTGCCGGGCGCTGCTGCCGCAGGTGTCGCCGCGCACCGCCGGCGGGATCGGTGAGATCCTGCGGCGGCTCGACACCCCGCTGCAGCTGGCCGTCGCCGGACGGATCAAGTCGGGCAAGTCGACCCTGGTCAATGCGCTCATCGGCCGCCGGGTCGCGCCGACGGACATCGGTGAGTGCACCAGGCTGGTCACCCGCTTCCAGTACGGCACCGTCGACCGGATCGAGGTGGTGCACCGTGACGGCCGCCGGACAACCGTGCCGTTCGCGCCCGACGGTGGCATCCCGCCAGACCTCACGTCCGCTGCGGGGATCTCGATCGACGAGGTCTCGCACCTGGAGGCCTACCTGACCAGCGCGTTGCTGGCGGACGTCACGGTGATCGACACACCGGGGCTCGGCTCGATGGACACGGCGTCGGTCTCGCGGACGGAAGCGTTGCTGGGCACGGCGAACCAGCAGGGCGCCGCCGGGGACGCGGAGGCCGGCACCGGCGCGGAGTCCGACAGCCTCGACCGGGTGTCGGAGTTCGCCGTCGCCGGCGCCGAGGCCGTCGTCTACGTGTTCACCCAATCCGTGCGCTCCGACGACACCCAGGTGCTCGCGGCCTTCACTGCGGCCACTGCCTCCCGTGATGCCGGACCGGTCAACGCCCTCGGGGTGCTCAACAAGGCGGACACCATCCCGGCCGACAGCGTCGAAGGATCCGGTGGTGACGCGTGGACGGCAGCTCGGCTGGTGGCACAGAGCCAGGCGGCGTTGTTGCGCCCACGGGTTGCCGACGTGCTGCCGATGAACGGTCTGCTCGCCGAGACGTCCGAGACCGGCGCGTTCACCGGCGCGGATGCGGAGGCTCTGCGCACCCTGGCCGGCGTCGACCCAGCACTGTTCGACGCGATGATGATGGCTGCCGATCTGTTCACCACGCTGGAGCTTGGGGTGCCGGGCGAGGTGGCGACCGCCGTCCGGATGCGGCTGCTGCAACTGCTGGACCTGTACGGGATCAACATTGCGGTGCAACAGATCCGCGCTGAGCCGGCGATCTCCGCAGGTGAACTCCGCCGTCGACTCTCGGCCAGGTCGGGCCTCGAGGAGTTGCGTCGTCGGCTGGGCGAGGTGTTCCGTCTCCGGGCCGACGGGATCAAGGCATCGGCCGCACTGGCCTCCATCGGGCTGCTGGCGTCCGTCACCGACGATGTGCACGAACGTCAACGGATCACCGACGGCATCGAGATGTTGCTGCAACGTCCCGCAGCACACCAACTCCGGCTGATGGAGGCGCTCACCCTGGTGTCGGGCGGCTCGGTGCGGTTCGACACCGACCTGACCGGGGAGATTCTCCGGCTGGGATCCTCGACGCACCCCGAGGAGATGCTGGGTCTGCCGCAGGCGTCCTCGGCGCAGCTGCAGACGGCTGCGCTGGAGCGGGCAGGCTGGTGGCGCTCCTTCGCCTCCTTCGGTGCCACCCCCGCCCAGGCCCGGATCGCGCACGTGGTGCACCGCGCCTATTTCCTGCTGTGGCAACAGCTCTCGGGCCATCGGCCGACGACACCCCAGGGGCTCGCGGGCGGTCGCTCGCCGGGACCGGCCGGCGGTCGGCCATGA
- a CDS encoding nucleotide exchange factor GrpE: MSPQEHPVDAAGEGSGDDAPSGLIEAADVPGAGDEPPVQRPDFDDAAERRALLELLIYAWDRARSPGVWERLTAGLAAIGVSVERPDGAPFDPARHEVGGVQSTDDPALVDTVAETEVVGFTDRGTVLREPIVVVYRRG; the protein is encoded by the coding sequence ATGAGCCCGCAGGAGCACCCGGTGGACGCAGCCGGTGAGGGATCCGGTGACGATGCGCCGAGCGGTCTGATCGAGGCTGCGGACGTCCCGGGTGCTGGGGACGAGCCACCGGTGCAGCGGCCGGACTTCGACGATGCCGCAGAGCGTCGGGCGCTCCTCGAGTTGTTGATCTATGCCTGGGACCGGGCCCGGAGCCCGGGTGTGTGGGAACGGCTCACCGCTGGACTCGCTGCCATCGGCGTGAGTGTCGAGCGACCGGACGGGGCGCCGTTCGATCCGGCGCGGCACGAGGTGGGGGGTGTGCAGAGCACCGATGACCCTGCGCTGGTCGACACCGTCGCGGAGACCGAGGTGGTCGGGTTCACCGATCGCGGAACCGTGCTGCGGGAACCGATCGTGGTCGTCTACCGACGCGGCTGA
- a CDS encoding dynamin family protein — protein sequence MTSPPPALPQAIRQWREQAVAWVRPRDAETAAVLASARRPAGIPRVVVVGETNRGKSSLVNALLGVPNLSPVDAGLATSTYLQISRAADGAPPARAIAHFGPGMADISFPIAELHGWATMGASVEADRDLPPPRWIELAVPSALLDAVVLLDTPGVGGLVPGHADLAAEAAAGATALLFVVDASAPFSQGEIGFLQSVTDRVDAVHFVVTKTDSYRGWREIVAADQQLLARYVPRFTDAPFHPVSSTLAVAADAQPDARIAQVVRAQSGIEELRSVLTQEVSGRAALLADANLIRTAVTVLAGELVRLETERRTLTSGAEQVEHLRLRKEELLERRRTGGGRSWQVILRAQIQRARVDLTHETAREVREALNLFRGAIDAADADQLRQLPFHIDAYAQSMTARAHRRLLEAMNQIVNSVLADLFTPTELATLAGHLATRPYEPLVTRGPERTKNADDTIMSFAGGGIGLTLGSLVRMGAGAVLPAAFGVVLLPVSLALGGAAAFFMVRSRRRVQDKAHLKQWLMEVLSEAKAQIDQNIAEQFIEADEQLTLALDDVLTKQVSAIDTEIRDVDSALKLDATERAARTRALVDRGKSGATLVGAGEELIRRVQRTPGVGAVMLGAGALGAVGTQPVPQPAAGPNPGVRTSPRSSAPPEPDPAVTQPTPIRSTPAPVRPVPGSMPRAPFPTGPTVTRTPIIPTGSTLAAIAGRGRSRPDADPSAPSSPVQTGPVAERDVDRTGRIPEVAADDSPTGPRSLWVPPGP from the coding sequence ATGACATCTCCGCCGCCGGCGCTCCCGCAGGCGATCCGCCAGTGGCGGGAGCAGGCTGTTGCCTGGGTGCGTCCCAGGGATGCGGAGACGGCGGCCGTGCTGGCCAGTGCCCGTCGCCCCGCCGGGATCCCCAGGGTCGTGGTGGTGGGCGAGACCAACCGCGGCAAGTCCTCCCTGGTCAACGCTCTGCTGGGAGTGCCTAACCTGTCGCCGGTGGATGCGGGTCTGGCGACCTCGACCTATCTGCAGATCAGCCGCGCGGCGGACGGTGCGCCACCGGCGCGGGCGATCGCACACTTCGGCCCCGGGATGGCCGACATCTCGTTCCCCATCGCGGAGTTGCACGGCTGGGCCACCATGGGCGCCTCCGTCGAGGCGGACCGCGACCTGCCGCCGCCGCGGTGGATCGAGCTCGCGGTACCGTCCGCCCTGCTCGACGCGGTGGTCCTGCTGGACACTCCGGGCGTGGGCGGACTGGTGCCCGGTCATGCCGACCTGGCTGCGGAGGCGGCGGCCGGCGCGACCGCGTTGCTGTTCGTCGTCGATGCCTCTGCGCCCTTCTCGCAAGGGGAGATCGGGTTCCTGCAGTCGGTGACCGACCGGGTGGACGCCGTCCACTTCGTCGTCACCAAGACGGACTCCTACCGGGGCTGGCGGGAGATCGTCGCCGCCGACCAGCAATTGCTGGCCCGCTACGTCCCGCGGTTCACGGATGCCCCGTTCCATCCGGTGTCCAGCACCCTCGCGGTGGCGGCGGATGCGCAGCCGGACGCCCGGATCGCCCAGGTGGTCCGGGCCCAGTCCGGCATCGAGGAACTGCGGTCCGTCCTGACCCAGGAGGTGTCCGGCCGGGCCGCACTGTTGGCGGATGCCAACCTGATCCGGACAGCCGTGACCGTGCTGGCCGGCGAGCTCGTCCGCCTGGAGACGGAACGTCGCACCCTCACCTCGGGGGCCGAACAGGTGGAGCACCTGCGGCTGCGGAAGGAGGAGCTGCTGGAGCGGCGCCGGACCGGCGGCGGTCGATCGTGGCAGGTGATCCTGCGGGCCCAGATCCAACGGGCCAGGGTGGACCTGACGCACGAGACGGCCAGGGAGGTCCGCGAAGCACTCAACCTGTTCCGCGGCGCCATCGACGCCGCGGACGCAGACCAGTTGCGGCAGTTGCCGTTCCACATCGATGCCTATGCGCAGTCGATGACGGCGCGCGCGCACCGCCGACTGCTCGAGGCGATGAACCAGATCGTCAACTCGGTGCTGGCGGACCTGTTCACCCCGACGGAGTTGGCCACCCTCGCAGGGCATCTCGCGACCAGGCCGTACGAGCCGCTGGTGACGCGCGGGCCAGAACGGACGAAGAACGCCGACGACACGATCATGTCGTTCGCCGGCGGCGGGATCGGTCTGACCCTCGGCAGTCTGGTGCGGATGGGCGCAGGGGCAGTGCTCCCGGCGGCTTTCGGCGTCGTGCTGCTGCCGGTGTCACTGGCTCTGGGCGGCGCGGCCGCGTTCTTCATGGTGCGATCGAGGCGTCGGGTCCAGGACAAGGCCCATCTCAAGCAGTGGCTGATGGAGGTGCTGTCGGAGGCCAAGGCGCAGATCGACCAGAACATCGCCGAACAGTTCATCGAGGCCGACGAGCAGCTCACCCTGGCATTGGATGACGTGCTCACGAAACAGGTCTCGGCGATCGACACCGAGATCCGTGACGTCGACAGCGCCCTTAAGCTGGACGCGACGGAGCGGGCCGCGCGCACTCGGGCACTGGTCGACCGCGGGAAGTCGGGGGCAACGCTGGTCGGCGCCGGGGAGGAGCTGATCCGGCGAGTACAGCGGACTCCGGGGGTGGGCGCCGTGATGTTGGGCGCCGGCGCACTGGGAGCGGTGGGCACGCAGCCGGTGCCCCAGCCGGCGGCAGGGCCGAACCCCGGTGTCCGGACGTCGCCGCGGAGCAGCGCACCACCGGAGCCCGATCCCGCCGTCACCCAACCGACACCGATCCGCAGTACCCCGGCCCCGGTACGGCCGGTGCCGGGAAGCATGCCGCGGGCACCGTTCCCGACCGGGCCGACCGTGACCCGGACGCCGATCATCCCCACCGGCTCCACGCTGGCCGCGATCGCCGGGCGAGGCCGTTCGCGGCCGGATGCCGATCCATCCGCACCCTCTTCGCCGGTGCAGACCGGTCCGGTTGCCGAACGCGACGTGGACCGCACCGGTCGGATCCCCGAGGTGGCAGCCGACGATTCACCCACCGGGCCGCGATCGCTGTGGGTGCCTCCGGGTCCTTGA